In Blautia wexlerae DSM 19850, a single window of DNA contains:
- a CDS encoding ABC transporter ATP-binding protein yields MSILLEAEHLTKIFTQRGKNPFKAVNDVSFTLKKGETLGIVGESGSGKSTIAKLLTRLTDITEGTLKFEGKDITRLKQSQLKEVYGDIQMVFQNPVGSFDPRRTLGDGIGESLRNRGMKKADVEKRVAELLEQCGLEKEYAKRYPHEVSGGQCQRAAIARALAVKPKVLICDEATSALDVTIQKQIMELLEDLKEKNGLSFIFICHNLALVQMFCDRVLVLYEGKVVESGIPDDIINEPKEEYTQRLVDAVLS; encoded by the coding sequence ATGAGCATACTTTTAGAGGCAGAACATTTAACAAAAATATTTACCCAGAGAGGAAAAAATCCTTTTAAAGCAGTAAATGATGTAAGCTTTACACTAAAAAAAGGAGAAACGCTGGGAATCGTAGGAGAATCCGGCAGTGGGAAAAGTACAATAGCAAAGCTGCTCACCCGGCTGACTGATATCACAGAGGGTACATTGAAATTTGAAGGAAAAGATATTACAAGACTGAAACAAAGTCAGCTGAAAGAGGTATATGGAGATATACAGATGGTTTTTCAGAATCCGGTGGGTTCTTTTGATCCCAGAAGGACACTGGGTGACGGAATTGGTGAGAGTCTTAGAAACCGTGGAATGAAAAAGGCTGATGTGGAGAAAAGAGTAGCAGAATTGCTTGAGCAGTGCGGCCTTGAGAAGGAATATGCAAAAAGATATCCTCATGAGGTAAGTGGCGGACAGTGTCAGCGGGCTGCGATAGCAAGAGCTCTGGCAGTAAAACCAAAAGTTCTGATCTGTGATGAGGCAACCAGTGCTCTGGATGTAACCATACAGAAACAGATCATGGAGCTTCTGGAAGACCTGAAAGAGAAGAATGGGCTGTCTTTTATTTTTATTTGTCATAATCTGGCCCTTGTCCAGATGTTCTGTGACAGGGTTCTGGTACTGTATGAGGGAAAAGTAGTGGAAAGCGGAATTCCCGATGATATCATCAATGAACCCAAGGAAGAGTATACGCAGAGACTGGTGGATGCGGTACTTTCGTGA
- a CDS encoding ABC transporter ATP-binding protein, translated as MDRKILTYDSVEISFGGKAVVHDVSFSLEHGEILGLVGESGSGKSTLIKAAMGLLGPDGLVTRGDIRYMNQNILDIPEKEKRKIRGAGIGMIFQDAGASLCPIRTIGEQIYESMRVHTKITRSEAKSRAMDLFDKLNFKDSQRVWDSYPFELSGGMNQRAGIAIAMLMNPPILFADEPTSALDVSVQRQVVREMLKLRELFGTAIVIVTHDIGVVRAMADTVLVLKNGKTVEYGTADRVLDHPRDPYTRKLLEAVPKLQRKVRV; from the coding sequence ATGGATAGAAAAATACTGACCTACGATTCCGTAGAGATATCATTTGGCGGGAAAGCGGTGGTTCATGATGTGAGCTTCTCTCTTGAACATGGAGAGATACTTGGCCTTGTGGGAGAATCCGGCAGTGGGAAAAGCACCCTGATCAAAGCCGCAATGGGACTTCTGGGACCGGATGGTCTTGTGACAAGAGGAGATATCCGATATATGAATCAGAATATTCTGGATATACCGGAGAAAGAAAAAAGAAAGATCAGAGGTGCAGGAATTGGCATGATCTTTCAGGATGCAGGTGCTTCCCTGTGCCCGATCCGCACCATTGGAGAACAGATTTATGAAAGTATGCGTGTACATACGAAGATAACAAGAAGTGAGGCCAAAAGCAGGGCAATGGATCTGTTTGATAAACTGAACTTTAAGGACAGTCAGCGTGTGTGGGACAGTTATCCATTTGAACTGTCAGGCGGAATGAATCAGAGAGCAGGTATTGCAATTGCCATGCTTATGAATCCGCCCATCCTATTTGCGGATGAACCGACCAGTGCTCTGGATGTGTCTGTACAGCGTCAGGTTGTAAGGGAAATGCTTAAGTTAAGAGAGTTGTTTGGAACTGCAATTGTGATCGTGACACATGATATCGGGGTAGTCCGGGCAATGGCAGATACTGTGTTGGTTTTGAAAAATGGAAAAACAGTAGAATATGGCACAGCAGACCGTGTACTGGATCATCCCCGGGATCCGTATACCAGGAAATTGCTGGAGGCTGTACCAAAGCTGCAAAGGAAGGTCAGAGTATGA
- a CDS encoding ABC transporter substrate-binding protein, with protein sequence MRTKKFLAMAIALGLAVGMTAMPTLAAEKKTLVFGDTTFNAENEEADINPQNTYAGWACIRYGVGETLFRYSDTMEIEPWIAKEYENIDELTWKITLNDGVVFSNGRACDGEAVKESLEALVANHERAAGDLCIDTIEADGNTVTIKTTEPKPALINYLSDPYGCIIDMQAGISDDGIVIGTGPYVATELVTDDHVNLVKNENYWNGDVNVDEITVRTISDGDTLAMALQAGEINAAYGMAYASYPLFENDDFTFTSTATSRAFYAWMNFESPVTSDPAVRKAIAMGIDKDSFVSVLLNGYGYPAVGVFPDTFSFGGQNLTTESYDPDGAKKVLEEAGWVDSDGDGIREKDGQKLEIRWLTYPSRQELPLLAESAQATLKEIGMDVQINCTSDNNTIRKDPALWDVYASAMVTAPTGDPEYFFTSCTLDESASNNGHYHSDKLEDLEKQMKQEFDADKRSDLAIQMQQTILDDNAYVFCSYLRMSMIMQSNVTGLTAHPCDYYELTADLDIN encoded by the coding sequence ATGAGAACAAAGAAATTTCTGGCAATGGCAATTGCCCTGGGGCTGGCAGTAGGAATGACAGCTATGCCAACACTGGCAGCAGAAAAAAAGACATTGGTATTTGGCGATACCACCTTTAATGCGGAAAATGAGGAGGCAGATATTAATCCTCAGAATACCTATGCAGGATGGGCTTGCATCCGTTATGGAGTAGGGGAAACTCTTTTCCGTTATTCTGATACAATGGAAATAGAGCCATGGATCGCAAAAGAGTATGAAAATATTGACGAGCTGACCTGGAAGATCACACTGAACGACGGAGTTGTGTTTTCCAATGGACGTGCCTGTGACGGAGAAGCAGTAAAGGAAAGCCTGGAGGCTTTGGTTGCCAATCATGAGCGTGCAGCAGGAGATCTTTGCATTGATACTATCGAGGCAGATGGAAATACTGTTACCATAAAGACTACAGAACCGAAGCCTGCACTGATCAATTATCTCAGTGATCCTTATGGATGTATTATTGATATGCAGGCAGGTATCAGTGATGATGGTATAGTGATCGGTACAGGTCCTTATGTGGCAACTGAACTGGTGACAGATGATCATGTTAATCTTGTAAAGAATGAAAACTACTGGAACGGAGATGTGAATGTGGATGAGATCACTGTCCGTACAATCTCTGACGGTGATACACTGGCAATGGCTCTTCAGGCAGGGGAGATTAATGCTGCCTATGGTATGGCATATGCAAGCTATCCTTTATTTGAAAATGATGACTTTACATTTACCAGTACAGCTACAAGCCGTGCATTCTATGCGTGGATGAACTTTGAAAGTCCTGTAACATCTGACCCGGCAGTGCGTAAAGCAATTGCCATGGGTATTGATAAGGACAGCTTTGTGTCTGTGCTTCTGAATGGATATGGATATCCTGCAGTCGGTGTTTTCCCGGATACCTTCTCTTTTGGAGGGCAGAATCTGACAACAGAGAGCTATGATCCTGATGGGGCAAAGAAGGTTCTGGAGGAAGCAGGATGGGTGGATTCCGATGGTGACGGTATCCGTGAAAAAGACGGACAGAAACTGGAGATCCGCTGGCTTACTTATCCCAGCCGTCAGGAGCTTCCGCTTCTTGCAGAGTCTGCACAGGCAACCTTAAAAGAAATCGGTATGGATGTTCAGATAAATTGTACCTCTGATAATAATACTATCCGTAAAGACCCTGCATTATGGGATGTATATGCAAGTGCCATGGTAACTGCACCTACAGGAGATCCGGAGTATTTCTTCACTTCCTGCACACTGGATGAATCTGCAAGCAATAACGGACATTATCACAGTGATAAACTGGAAGATCTGGAAAAACAGATGAAGCAAGAATTCGACGCAGATAAGCGTTCAGATCTGGCGATTCAGATGCAGCAGACAATCCTGGATGACAATGCCTATGTATTCTGCTCTTACCTGAGAATGAGTATGATCATGCAGTCTAATGTAACAGGACTGACTGCACATCCATGTGATTATTATGAACTGACAGCGGATTTGGATATCAACTAA
- the nikC gene encoding nickel transporter permease, whose protein sequence is MSEKQNKNVTVRVQKIKKNHIKQKLVFFLILAIGLVILAVFSEHLCPYDPYAQDLASALQPPSLQHPMGTDTYGRDMLSRVISGARASIFSTFILVAVIFVLGTAVGVCCGYFGGAADTVMMRISDICLAFPGLVFAMAIAAILGGGIQNAVIALAVVSWPKYSRIARGQTLALKEEPYIHAAILAGDSSGQIMLRHILPNMLGPVLVTAMLDIGTMMMELAGLSFLGLGAQIPMAEWGSMMSSGRSMIQTYPWVVLSPGIAIFISVAIFNLLGDTVRDYLDPKNSRS, encoded by the coding sequence ATGAGTGAAAAGCAGAATAAAAATGTGACAGTGCGTGTACAGAAGATTAAGAAAAACCATATAAAACAAAAGCTGGTCTTTTTTCTTATTCTGGCAATAGGGCTTGTGATACTTGCAGTTTTTTCAGAGCATCTCTGTCCATATGACCCTTATGCACAGGATCTGGCAAGTGCACTTCAGCCCCCCAGTCTTCAGCATCCTATGGGAACAGATACATATGGGAGAGATATGCTGTCCAGAGTTATAAGTGGTGCAAGAGCCAGTATTTTTTCGACCTTTATCCTGGTTGCTGTGATTTTTGTGTTAGGAACAGCTGTGGGTGTATGCTGCGGATATTTTGGCGGAGCTGCAGATACTGTTATGATGAGAATCTCAGATATATGTCTTGCTTTCCCTGGGCTTGTATTTGCCATGGCGATTGCAGCTATTCTTGGGGGAGGCATTCAGAATGCTGTTATAGCACTGGCAGTAGTAAGCTGGCCGAAATATTCACGTATTGCCAGAGGGCAGACTCTGGCATTAAAAGAGGAACCCTATATTCATGCTGCCATACTGGCAGGTGACAGCTCAGGTCAGATTATGCTCAGACATATTCTTCCAAATATGCTGGGCCCTGTTCTGGTAACAGCCATGCTTGATATCGGTACCATGATGATGGAACTTGCAGGTCTGTCATTTCTTGGACTGGGAGCACAGATTCCCATGGCTGAATGGGGAAGTATGATGAGCAGCGGACGAAGTATGATCCAAACATATCCATGGGTAGTATTATCACCTGGAATTGCAATTTTTATATCTGTGGCAATTTTCAATCTGTTAGGTGATACAGTTCGTGACTATCTGGATCCTAAGAACAGCCGTTCATGA
- the nikB gene encoding nickel ABC transporter permease → MRKYAFRRLLQLIPILFAITFLSYGMMRIAGSDVVTQKMENTGQILSEDKLNAAREQLGLDKPFLTQYFVWLGKLLHGDMGNSYVSSLPVFDTFISKLPATLLLTVTSILLTIIISIPLGILSAVKQNTITDYLIRLCSFIGNSLPNFFVSLLLMYFLAIRLRIFPVISKDVSLKSVAMPAITLAIAMSAKYLRQVRATVLDELSKDYVAGAKARGVKFSVTLWKSIMKASLVTIITLLMLSVGNLLGGTAIVESIFMWDGVGKMAVDAISMRDYPIIQAYVMWMAIIYVVVNLLTDLSYRFLDPRIRLGGVKQ, encoded by the coding sequence ATGAGAAAATATGCATTCAGACGACTGCTCCAGCTGATTCCCATTTTGTTTGCGATTACTTTTCTCTCCTATGGCATGATGCGGATTGCGGGAAGTGATGTAGTGACACAAAAAATGGAAAATACAGGACAGATTCTGTCAGAAGATAAGTTAAATGCAGCCAGAGAACAGCTGGGACTGGACAAACCATTTCTGACCCAGTATTTTGTGTGGCTTGGGAAACTGCTTCATGGAGATATGGGAAACAGCTATGTATCCAGTCTTCCGGTTTTTGATACGTTCATATCGAAGCTTCCGGCAACGCTGCTTCTTACAGTGACATCTATTTTGCTGACCATCATCATATCAATCCCTCTGGGGATTCTGTCAGCAGTGAAACAGAATACGATTACGGATTATCTGATCCGTTTATGCAGCTTTATAGGAAACAGTCTTCCTAATTTTTTTGTATCATTGCTGTTGATGTATTTTCTTGCGATCAGGTTGCGGATTTTTCCGGTTATATCCAAAGATGTAAGTTTAAAGAGTGTGGCAATGCCGGCAATCACTCTGGCAATTGCCATGTCGGCCAAGTATCTTCGCCAGGTCCGTGCAACTGTGCTGGATGAACTGAGTAAAGATTATGTGGCAGGAGCGAAAGCAAGAGGAGTAAAGTTTTCTGTCACTCTTTGGAAAAGTATTATGAAGGCTTCGCTGGTAACCATCATTACCTTGCTGATGCTGTCAGTGGGAAATCTGCTGGGAGGAACTGCAATCGTAGAATCAATCTTTATGTGGGATGGAGTTGGAAAGATGGCAGTAGATGCTATCTCCATGCGTGATTATCCTATTATTCAGGCATATGTTATGTGGATGGCGATCATCTATGTTGTAGTAAATCTGCTTACAGATCTGTCATACCGGTTCCTGGATCCGAGAATCCGTCTGGGAGGTGTGAAACAATGA